From Polaribacter butkevichii, a single genomic window includes:
- a CDS encoding ammonium transporter — protein MSLFLTLFQDTPATEVTAAVEQINGDMGMLWMLIAGILVFLMQAGFTLVESGMTRSKNAVNIAMKNLLDICVGSLIFWLVGYSLMYGDTSNGWFFWGGLFQGEGADLFFQTMFAATAATIVSGAIAGRTKYTTYIVFSIVMTAIIYPIAGGWQWQGEGWLTKLGFIDFAGSSIVHSVGGWAALVAAFMVGPRIGKYVDGKVLPISGHNQVLATLGVFILWFGWFGFNGGSQLAWGGADSIAASNVVLVTNLAAAAGGLGALITTWIWYGKPNLGQTLNGTLAGLVSITAGCGNMTTEGAVLTGLLGGVLVVFSIEFIEKKLKIDDAVGAASVHGVAGAFGTLAIGLWGVDGDTAIGLFNGGGASQLGVQATGVLAYAVWSITLSFIVFTILKKTMGLRVTKEIEIEGLDVHEHGSIAYPGVRQREFDDK, from the coding sequence ATGAGTTTATTTTTAACATTATTTCAAGATACTCCAGCAACAGAAGTTACAGCAGCTGTTGAACAAATAAACGGAGATATGGGAATGCTTTGGATGCTTATTGCAGGTATCTTAGTATTCTTAATGCAAGCAGGATTTACATTAGTAGAATCTGGTATGACAAGATCTAAAAACGCAGTTAACATTGCAATGAAGAACTTACTAGACATTTGTGTTGGATCTTTAATTTTTTGGTTAGTAGGTTATTCTTTAATGTACGGAGACACCTCTAACGGATGGTTCTTCTGGGGCGGTTTATTTCAAGGAGAAGGAGCTGATTTATTCTTCCAAACAATGTTTGCTGCAACAGCTGCAACAATTGTATCTGGAGCTATCGCAGGAAGAACTAAATACACAACCTACATTGTTTTCTCTATTGTAATGACAGCAATAATCTACCCAATTGCAGGTGGATGGCAATGGCAAGGTGAAGGCTGGTTAACTAAACTAGGTTTCATTGACTTTGCAGGATCTTCTATTGTACACTCTGTTGGTGGATGGGCTGCTTTAGTAGCTGCATTTATGGTAGGACCTAGAATTGGAAAATATGTTGACGGTAAAGTTTTACCAATATCTGGTCATAACCAAGTATTAGCAACTTTAGGGGTATTTATCCTTTGGTTTGGTTGGTTTGGTTTTAACGGAGGATCTCAATTAGCTTGGGGTGGAGCAGATTCTATTGCTGCATCAAACGTAGTTTTAGTTACCAATTTAGCAGCAGCAGCTGGTGGACTAGGTGCTTTAATTACTACTTGGATCTGGTACGGAAAACCAAACTTAGGACAAACATTAAACGGAACATTAGCTGGTTTAGTTAGTATTACAGCTGGTTGTGGAAACATGACAACAGAAGGAGCTGTATTAACAGGATTATTAGGTGGTGTTTTAGTAGTATTCTCTATTGAATTCATTGAAAAGAAATTAAAGATTGACGACGCCGTAGGTGCCGCATCTGTACACGGTGTAGCTGGTGCTTTTGGTACGTTAGCTATTGGTCTTTGGGGGGTAGATGGTGATACTGCTATTGGTTTATTTAATGGTGGTGGAGCTTCTCAATTGGGTGTTCAAGCAACAGGAGTTTTAGCATACGCGGTATGGTCTATTACTTTATCTTTTATTGTTTTTACAATCTTAAAAAAGACAATGGGATTACGTGTTACCAAAGAAATAGAAATCGAAGGTTTAGATGT